The segment CAACTCCCGTATTCgctaatatattatatacaagtaTGTAATTTGTGTATTCCATCATTCGATCAGCGAATTATATACGCGACCTGGTTTCCCATCGATGCGCTTTCCGGCTGTCAGTTATAGGTTTTGTGTCGTTCTCGTAGCAACTACGAGAGTACGACGACCGTACATTTGGAAGCTCCTTCGTCACTGGACACATGTCGCCAGGCACGAGCGTACACCATTAAGATTGAACACGCGATGCTCCGTCGAGCGTTCGAACGCTAGGACTACCTTTTCTTTCCAGCTTGTTTCGAGGGCAGTCGCTTCTTTAATCTCGAGTGTTCGGGCTTGACCGATTTCTTTTTGGGTCTTTCGGGCGATCCGTTGCAACAGGCACATCCCTTTTTAACGTGTCCACGTAAACTCGATCGTCTAGCTCGACAGTCCGGCTCGACCAAAGCGATATTGCCCGTTTCGTCGTCCGAGGGCTCGGAGGTCTTGTCGCTGGAAACCATGACCGAATCTTGAATCGACTCGTTCACCTTGATACGCTTCGACAGACTACTCTTATGATCCGCTCGATTCAACACTACTCTTGAATTCACCTGTaacttatcttttttttttagataattGCAGCGTCGCTCGTTCGACAGAGACTTGAGACTTTGTACGCTATCCTCGAGTCCGTTGCTCAGAGCGTTGTCTTCCGGTTGACTGCTGATCGATTCGCTTATACTAGAATCCTCTTCGTCGCTACTCGATCTCATTCTCTCGGACATTGGACTCTCCCAAGAAAGGTAATCCATTCTCGTCACCTTCGACGGAATTCGCTTCTTATTGGTATAGGTATACTTGTGCGTCGATAGCATGGGACCAGCGATCGGTGAGAGTGGCGAAGGTATCGTGACATCGGCGGTGTTACCGCTCAGCAGGGTTAAACTTTCGTCCCCCGAGCTTGCTGCCGAGGTATTATTTACATTGATGCTTGGGGGTAGCGATTCCGAATCCAAGTCTATATCCAATTTCATGTTCGATGGAATGCTCGATACGCTACTAGGCGAACCTTCCTTCGAACCATTTCTTGACATCATTTTTGTCCGACCCGTATCCTTCAACGAATCGTTCTCCAACGACCCCAGATTCGTCGGTGATAATCTCGAAATATCAGAATTACTGTTCGACGCTTCGTCCTGACTTAAATTATCCAAGGTTAGCCGCATGTGCTTCGAAGGATTTTCTAAATGTAGATCGTCTATCTTgtctcttttcaattttttcaaagaatCTTTCGCGGATCTGGTTCGCTGGCTGCTACTTTTTCTACGTTCGTTCAGCTTAAAATCGGCAATGGGACTGACGTCTCTGCTACCGCTCGACGAATCTAACGAACGAAAATAGGAACCACCGTAAGATTTCATACCCAGCGGCTGACTGCAGGATGCGTCCTGAGAAGAATGATCGAACGATGGAGAATGATTCGTATCGAACAATAAATCTGCCTCTGGGAACAAGTCACTGGTACTCGGTTCGTCCACGCCCAAGTCTTCGCACTCCTCCGATAAACTTTTCTGTAGCTTCATCTCGCGTTCTATGGCGGCTGCTTTCCTCTCCATCTTTTGTTGTAACAATTCTCGATCTAATCTAGGATTTAACGGTGTTTTCATCATGTTGCTCTTATTCGAGTATTGCTGGAATGGTTCTAACGTATGATTCATAAAGTACTTTTTCGTGTTCGTTTGGTAGATGTGTCCACTCGCCATCTCGATACCTTGACCTTTATTGATGATCTGCAGAACGCTTTGAACGTTCTCCGAATTATCTGAGTATCTTGGATTTAATGGTTCCATACTTAAAGAATTCGCGGACGTAGGAACGTATCGCCAAGGTGTATCGGGCGACACTTTACCCTCTGGTTCCCAAGCTTCTTGCAATCGCGCGTTTCCATATAGTAAGCCGTTTCCAATCTTGCACGATACCTCGATGCCATCGGCAGACTGCTGAACAGCAGATTCTTGACTATCCGAACTACTTGGTCCACCGGTTACTAGGAACTGCGTCGTGTGGTCGATTACACCAGACTGTTTACTCGCAACCGTTATCGTCGACATAGAGTCTGCGAACAGATACGTAGGCACGTTAATTAAGCTCTTCTTACTTACCACTACACCGTATAAATCCTGTATGCCTCTTCTTACATCGTTACCTCGTTACACTTCTACAGGGGATCAGTTTCGATCAACCAATCTCAAAATCTCTTCTTAAACGCGTATTTTTCTACTCCTATgtttaacgataaattaacaaatttttgcaAAAGACGCATAAGAGGCAACATCAcatacagtggctacaaatcgtatttatacgtatcattattttccaataaagtGCTTCTTTGTTAGATTCtatgtttcattttcatgatatcaaatttttgtaatcacACGCAAGTACCGAGTGTTAAGTACTGTAAAGTAATCTGATCGGTTAATGTACGAATGTAACTATAAACGCAGTAGTATACAAATAGTCTTCGTAGCCACTATGAATGAACGTTGTAAATGGATATAGAGATACGCTAGTCTGTTGAATTTACGTAGCAATCTAATACTTGAGAAGATTACCAAAGAAATCGACGAATCTTTTCACGATACTGTAATACTGTTGGAATTCTTACATCAAACATGTATATGATGTCTGGCGGGAAGCGTTTTAAGTACCACCTGAGCGGTAAAAGTTTGTAAGGATTAGAAAATTTGTCCAATTATCGTAGCAATTTTGGAAAAGACACTAACCAATCTTTTCGTTACTCTGTAATGGTGTGGCATTGCTCGAACAaacgacagagttggaagtgATCAAGGTTTTCGGAACGTTCTCCGACATACCCATTGCGTCGTCGATTTTTCTCTTGACTGTCTTCGGGGAGATGATCTTGGCACCAGGGATTATTTCCGCCGATATTTCCTTCATATccttttgttgttgttgttgctgctgctgctgatATTGTTGAGCGTCGTTCAACAAGGAAACATCGGACTGAGTGGCAAAGGCGAGAGCAATCGTTGCACTCGTTTGAATGGAGACAGATTTTTCGTTATGCATTTGACTTTCTTGCGGTGACTTCTTTTCTGGGCTATGGGCGATCGTAGCTGTTGGTGTTATACACACTACGTTGTCAGACTTAAGACTCGGCGTCGTCAGTTTGTGTATAGAGGAGTTGAACAGTCTGGCGCCTTGAAGAGTTAAATTAGGATTGCTGGTGATCACGCTGCATATCGGTTGGTTTTCCGACGGCTCGTTCATGTTACGCTGTATCAGACCGATCGTAGAATTGCTCTTGTTCACGACGATCGTGTTCGTCGCGGATTCAACGGTAACTCCTCCGGTCACCGTGTCGGATTTTGTCATAGTCAAGTCACTGATGATGTTACTCTTCTCTGTACTTAAGTCGCTCATAAATTGAGCATGATTTCCACTATGAGGAATGACCACCGACGCACCCTGAACGTTTTGCGTCGTGGTCAGAGTCTGATTGCCTGACAGAGTCTGCAGCGATGGTATTTTAACTTGCTTGACTTGCCCCGGTTGCGAGATTATTTTCCCTGCTTGATTCAGAAAGGATTGAAGCACGAGAGTATTCGATACACCGGTGTTTCCAGTAGCTCGTACGGTTGCTGGCATCGTTGCGAGAAGCTTCGATCCGCTGGATACTATCGTGAATTGCTGACCTTTCACTAGGTTCATCGGTAATATGTAATTAGGTCCAGGGACCAAGACAGCTGTGCTTCCCATCTTTCCCGTTACCGAAGCTAGAGCTTCGCTGACGCTCACGGAACTAGTCTGCACAGCTTCCTGAACGATCACCGCTCTCGACTGTCCGGAACCAGGTTCCGCGAAAATCAGATTTCGTCTCTTAACGTTTAATTCCACACTGTCGTTCGAATCGTTCGTCAGGTTCCTAATTTCGGCAGTTGTATCCGTCACGCTTCCAACGTTACTGGACGGTTCCTCCGGAGCGGAGAAACCAGCAGGACTGTCTTGCACCTGAGCAACGCCGCTCGAAGAATCCTCGCTGCCCATTGTTCTTCCGAGATCGTCTGTACTCGGGCTAAGTTCCGAACTCTGTTGACCACCAGATTTCGTTTTGCTCGTATTCGACTTTTTCCTCTTCGAAGATTGACTCGGATTCGTTGGTGGATTTGATCTTCTCCTCGGGGCGGGTTTATTGTTCAGATCGGGAGAATTTCGCAATTGCTCCGCATACTCGTCTAATATAGCGTAGATTCTTTGAGCGGTCTGTTCGTCTTCCTGTGGCTTTTGTTGCGGCTTCGGTATTGGCGAAGCCTTCGACGTGTTCGTCGCGCTGGTTTTCACCGTCTTGGGCGCCGTTTTTTTCACCGTTTTCGACGAAGGTGGAGTGGGAGGCGTTTTCCCAGCGGATGGTGCAGGCGTCGGAGCCGGGGTGACGCACGGGCTGGAAGAACTTTGCGAAGTGACACTGAGAGCGGGCGAAGCCGCCGGTTGACAGTAGCTGGTCACAACAACGACCGGAGTCGAATTTGGGGTTTTCGTGACAACGGAGCCTGCGTTTTGATTTACGTAGGTTAGAGAAACTTTCTGAGAGAAAACGTCCTGATGAAAATTTACCGTGTTGCCGTTGCTCGCAAAATCGTTGTTGGTGGTTTGCTGCGTCGGCATCAAAAGCGGTTGAGTGAGAGCGCTCACAGAAACCTGCTGTGGTTTTATAGCTTGCGTTTGTTGCGTAGTGGTTTGCGTTTGTACGGTGGTAGTGGCTGCGGTGGATATCGTTTGATGAGATTGTGGTTGAATCGTACTCCTCTCTTTCACTTGCTCCAGGACGCTTTCGAATTCTCTCAATTGTTCCAAAGTGGTTGAACTGACTTGATTCGGTACCTCCATAGGAGAACCAAGCAAACTGTCTCTCCTAACTGTTGTTGGTTGTTGTTGCTGTGGTGGcggctgttgctgctgctgctgttgttgttgttgctgttgttgttgctgctgctgctgctgttgttgctgctgctgctgctgttgttgtaaTCTTGGCGTGGTCAAAACTTGAATAGCTCCTGTAATGTTTGGTTGCCTCAAAGGAGCACGAATGATGTTCAACTTGACCACCGGTGTTCTTCCAGGTGGTATCGAATTCGAATGCGATATAGTCGGTATAATGTTCAGTTGACTGGGATTTGTGGTGGATATAGTAACAGGAATTTTGTGCGTGTATATCACACCCGGCGAAGCATTCTGAACGCTTTGTACTAGCTGCGTCAACGTTTGATTCGTATTCGGACTAGACGCTACGTTTGGGTTATTTCCAGAGCTTTGGACGATATTCAAGATTTGCCTGCTAGTGGATAATTGTAacgtgtttggaatgtttgcaATGGACTGTACGTTTATACCTGTAGACGCGTTCGTTTGTTGTGCATTAGGTACGGATGTTTGTACTGCTTTCGATAGGTTTGCCGTCTTCTGCGGGGACGCCGTCTGCACGTGCGGCGTTTCCGACGAGGCGCCGGTTACGCCGCCCGTCGACGTGTCCGTGGAAAGCGTATAGATAGTTTTGCCGAAAGCTTGCTGAAATTTGGGCAAACCGGTGTTTTGTCCAGACTGCGCCGTCACTTTCGCAGACGTTAATCTCTCGTACGTACTCCTGTTTGCGTTTGCGTTATCGGCTCTTTGGTTTTGCCGCGAAAAATTACCAACGTTTCCATCGTCGATGTTTTGCAGATTGAGGACATTTCTCTGATTAGACACTACGTTCGGATTTACAGAGGCCAACTGGTATGTACCGTCTGGTTTACAAACGATTTGTAGTTGCTCCGATGTGATGGTCGAGGCGATTACCGAGCTCGTCGTCGTGGTAGTTGCGACAGTGGAACAAGGAGGCGGGGATTTCTTGGGCGACTGACTCTGTTGATTTCGCCGAATAGGCACCGTTCTAGGACTCGAGTCAGGCTCGAGTTGACCGGAAACGTTCGTGGTCGTAGAAGAGGTTGGTGAACTATCGGGTAGTTGATTCGTTTCTTCACCGACATCGGGAAGAATCGACGATCTCGGGGGAGGGGTTTGACCAGCCGGGCTCATGCCAACGCCGCTATCGTGCCCCCCGGAAGAGGGTGTACCGGGTAATTGAATATTTCCAGCCACGCTCGGAGTTCTGTTTGGCCGCGGGGGAGTATTTCCGCTGTTGATAGAGCCCGAATTCGGACTCTGTGGAATGTTTCTTGAGAGTTGCACGACGTTTACGGTGGGTCGCATTCTTGGTGGTACCATCATATCCAATGAATTTAGACCGGGTACATTTTTTGCCAAGATATCCGAATCCCTGACAACCTTCGCGAGAATGTCAAACTTTCTTTTGCCCAAATTCGATTTAGAATTTAAGTCCCGTCCACCGGTAGGAGACAAGTCCGTTTTACCAGTGATCGCTGCTCCATTTCCTTTTTGTTTCTGATACGGGGATAATGCGTTTTTGTTCGGAGAGAACGGCATATTCTTCTGAATGTTCATCAGCTCGCTCGTAATATCGCCGCTACTCAATCGTTGCTGTTTTTTCGATCGTATCAGTCTGTCGTCGATCTCGTCCGCTCTGGTTAATACGATCTTCGGGTTCAGGTTGAGCGTGCTGAGCATCGGAGCAAATTTCGTTATACTGTTCGTATTATTCTCTAAGTTATTATTGTCTTTACTCTTATTTAGAAGATTCTTGTGCAGTATCTGAGAAATCCTCGcagatttcttcgaattttGCGGCCTGAACATCCTCAAAGATTTAAGTACCGCTGGATCGCTCCTTCTCTCTGTAAGTATTAATGGCGCGGTTGCTGTGTATGTCGAACCTTTTATCGTTTCACGTTTGCTTTCATCCATATCGGcagaaaataaagttataatatCGTTGCCACTTACGTCGGAACCGCTCGCGTCTTCGTTCGTGTTTGTATGTCGAACGTTTTCATTAACGAGCATATGAAAATGCGAGACGGAATCAACGGTTAATTTTGATGTTTTCGAACGTTTCTTACTCGACTCTTTATTGGACGATTTATTCGACTTTTTCTTTACCTCCAGTCGACATCCGTCGCTGCCAAAGCTGTCTGTTTGACTATCTTGCGTATTACTGTCGGTATCAGAGATCGAACTGATCCTATTCCTAAAATGTTTCGGTTTACGTTCCGTGCTGTCATAGTCGCTTTCGGAGGATTCTAATCTATGAGTTTTTCTCTGTCTGCCTGTTCTCTTTACTCGTAATACACTTCCGCTATCGGAATCGGTGGTGGTAACGTCATCGAGGCTTCTTCTCGTCGACGATCTCTTGAAGTTACCAGCAGGCTGGAAGCTACCAAACTGTTCCGAGCCATCCGACGGTAAATCCACCCATTGTTCGTATCCCTTTTCGATTCCAAAAAAGATATCCTTGGTATCATCTTCCGAGGGCCAATCTTTGAACTGGGAATAATCgatattgagatatttcagCTCCTTGTTGGTATTTCTCATCTCTTCGGCGTTTTCCAAGTATCTCTCGCACAGACTTTTCAGCTCCTTCCAATCCAAAACCCAGCTAAGCATGTGGTAACGAGGACTGCTCAAAACCACGGCCAAATCGTCGCAAAGCTGTGGCGACAGACCGAGTTTTTCCGCGTCTAGCACTTGATTTGGCACGGATTTTTCGTCGTAATTCGCAGAACCCGTGACAGCGTCGCCTTTGATCAGAATTAAAGCATCGAGCGTTCTTTCCACGTTTCTAGAGTTCGTATTGTTCGATTCTGGAGTCTTACTTCTCGAGATATCGTTGCCAATAAACTCTCCGCAATTGAAGCAAAGTTCTCCGAGTGGACCATTGGATAACGAATCCCTCTTTGGATGCAAAGGACACCTGTCGCTTGCCGAGTTCGTCGTATCTCCCTTTTTCAGAGTTAAAAAGCTCTTTAACAGTTGATCCGTTCGCTCAAAGTTCTTGGTTACTTGTCCGTTTTGGAAGTCGATATTCTTTTTCGTTGGTGTTGTTATACCCGCGATCGAACTGGACAACGACGGCGACACTGGAAATAACGAAGAGTTGCATAAAGACGAAGAATCCGTATTCGCCACTTTTGTTCCGTTCTTTTCTCCTGTATTGTTATCGATCTTTTTCAATCCTATGTTAGAATGACTATTCTCAAGGATGTGGTTTAGTTTCTCGCTACCGGCGACGACGTTATCACCGGAGGACGTTCCATCCTCTTTCGTTTTTCCGCACGCAACAGCGATTTCCTTGATCCTATCGTAACAAGCCCTGGTAGGATGCAGAGAAAACGCTGTCAACACGCACTCTCGGGCAATACCGATATTGCTACCAACGACATCGGCTAACTTGAGGAATTGCATGCTCAGGCGTTTCGCAGTCTCGCGAACCTTCTCCGTATCGGATTTTGTTTTTTGACTCTCCAATTCGTTCATATCCGTGGTCAACGCCCTGATATACAATTCGATTACCACGGGCTTTATGCTATCGCCAAActgtaattaaaagaaaaacaaacgaaGAAGGTTTTCAATTGTTTCTCTAGCTTTGTcggaattaaataatttggaGAATGAAATCGCAACGATAACAAGAACCTAGATATACTCACATGCTTAACAAGTACCGCgcaaaagatataaatgtgCTGAGCACTCTCAGCGGGTTCGATTAATTTCCTTATCATCCCCGGCAACGTAGGTGCTACGTCTTTTAATTTCGAATGCAACAATGCCCAAGAGTTTAGAATTTGTTCCAAAACGTTTGCGCCCGTTTCCGGCACAGGGCGTACCATACCAGCTGTAACGAGATATTGTGCAACCAATTCGGCAGCTTTTATCGAATTTCTCCAAACGCGTGCAGTTCCATACTTTGTCGGTCTTTCACCACTGAGACGTTGGACCAATTCCAATCCGTCGCTGAGGTCCATTAATTTTAGCTGAAAAGAAAGCCTTTCCTTTATCACCCTATGCATGCTTTTGTAACATCGGCAAATTAACATCGTTCGAAAACGTGCGGAAAGGTTCGAGGATCCAAAATATTTTGTGCGTGTTCACGACGCAACCACACGTGCATTCGTGTGATCACGAAAACGAACCAAGGGTCCACCTTTCCTCTCAAACGATACTCACTTGAGCGAATATATCTTGCATGCGTTTCAATTTATACAAGAGGACGATATAGACGTCGATCATGTAATGAACGTGATGAGAATCCGAGAGTGAGCGCAACCGATCGCTTCGTCGCAGAGAACGTACGCAAGCAGCGGCGAGTTTTACCGCTATGTCCTCGCAGCGGTCCTCGCAAAGTATTTTCAGCCTCATTGTCAGCAGTTCACCTTTCTCCGAACAGCAGAACTCTGTAAATCGAGAATAATCTATCGTTAGATCGTTGTTACATCTTTCATAAGTTACGGGCGAACTTTGCATCAACGTCACGAGTCTATATTCGCGGTGCAACTGACATTGCCAAGATTCTACGACTCAAAGTAAGGCGAACATCAACGATAACGGAATTGCGTTGGACGTTTCGTTTTCGCCAGAATCAACTTTCAATTTGCCTAGTTGCCCGTTACCTGTGACTACGCGCGATCGACAGGACGCTATCCTATAAAACAAACTCGCTCGAAAATGTATTgcattggcaactaagtgattgcggaatttgtcaataccacctaacgATACaattcgcaatcacttagtttccaAGCCAATAGGCTgaaatttgttcgtttaaCGTCTCGTTTCGATAAAACGTGTTCTTTacatgaaaatagaaaatgccAGGctattctttcgttttcctaaaaatatacaaactcGGATAAGGATCGCTTCAATTATACAAACGTCACTTTTTAAActcgatttttcaaaaaacaaataacaccaacgcaattttattttatcattatgtTTGATTCTcgtcttatttattattccgGGACGTACGATCTTCTTGGCTGCAATTTGCACGACCTGTATAACGACGAATATAAAAACCACGTTGCgtaaagagaaggaagaaaagaagtaGGTGCGCGACCTACCCTCTTCATGTTCGGAATCCGGTTGGCCGTTAAGTATGCTGTCGAGAGCGGGATGAGTCCATGGATTGTGCACCAGAGCTATCAGGGCAGTGCACCTGGGTGCAGCGGGGTGTTGCACCAGGTGTGACGCGCACCTCTGTAACGTTACACTGAGGTGCGTCTTCGTCGCGGGTGACAACTTCGGCCACTCCCCGCGCAGTACCAATTTCAACGTGTGTCTACAACGATAAAGACGCGTGATACGACCAATTAAACCGTGTTCAACGAAGAGTGAAATTCATCGAAGAGAAATTAAAGAGGTGGAAGGCCACGTGTTTGATCTCTTAGAGGAACACAAGCACAGGTAAAGATCATTTTCGTTAGAAACCCTTGATTTCGATGATGAAAAAGGGGAAACAGAGTTGTTTTATCGGTGGTGGAAATACTCACTTGTGAGCCCATTCTATGAGAGACTGGGTGGCCTCTGGCGTTGCCCCAGGAATGAAATTGGTGACATGCTCCCAGGCGGACAGAAGTGCATTCACCTTGTCGCCGTACTTCTTTTTGCTGTCACTCAATGTCGCTTCAAGCCCCTGCAACCCGGTAAATCAGCCATCGATTAAACGCAAGTAAAACCTCCCGTTCATAGACTTTTCCAGAAGAAAGAGGGGAAATGGTTCGACTAATCGACTCTTTGAACCGCTGTCCGAGTCTCAATCGTTTGTTTCTGCATCGTGCAATTTGTACGTCTACTTCTAACCGATCGTTTTCGACAACTGATTATCCGTGCCAGCTAAAACGATATCATCGcgatgaaaatatagaatatcgtaTTTCCAATTTGAAGATCGAACTGATGGTGGGTATTTTCGACAGGAgatcgaaaaggaaaaaggggcGAAGGAAGATGTAAGATAGAGAAGGCGCGATACATCGTTTTCAGGAACGGATACGTAGCGAGGTTTTCGTActcgtttaataaaattatttactattatgcgatttatatatttaataattgtaattttatatcatatttcacaattataaatttatcgctACTATTTATCATTACCtagaagaaagaaagcttTCCCGTGGCTAATGTTAGTTACAAAGGACCAGCGAAATATTTAACTGCAAAGTTTCGCGACGATGATTCGTTAACTTTAACCGAGCTCGTCATTTTCGAGGGTTCGAAATTGCGTCTTTCTTTGATCCAACAATTCGCCCGAATTCGCCCAATTTCAGAGTGTCCAATTTTCCCGACGAAAACGTTCCGTTGTTTAACACATTGCATCGTATAACGCGTTGCATACTTCTGTTCGTCAGAAATACCTTCGCTTTGATAATATTTCCTTCGACACGTTCGGTCCACCGTTCTATTTGTCTGTCAAAGTTATCTCGTCGAGAAATACCAAAATACTAAAACGACGAAAAAACGTAGAATTCAATAGTTGCATCAGCGTCCCTTAAACGATCGAACCGATGCAAACCAATGCGTTAAATAACTTCACATTTGTTAGATTTCCGTTACGATCGTAAAAGTTGAAGCATAGGACGTTGAAGAACGGCAGACTGGTAATCCAgcgtataattattaattaccgaGGAAGGTATTTAATCGCTGGAAAAGCGACAGGGTTGTAGTTTTCAGCAGATAGCAAGACCAGTGGCCGAGAACCACGTGCGAAAACAAGACGGAAACGATATCCTCCTATTAAACCGCAAATATTGGGCAACCGGAATGAATTTCCCGCTGTGTCTGAAAACTGGCCGATGAAATCCTCTTTTTGATCGACCCAGAGGACAAGGATCGCGAAGTGCCGAACCAACGCTCGTGCCTACACGACTAATAATGCCagcgaacgaaataaaatacaaaaacgaTTTAAGAAATTGAACGCGAAATGAGTTACGCGTTAAAGAGCGATCCATAGTTATaacggaggaaaagaaagcaGGGAAAATGCGTTCAGCTGCGAGCAGGTtcgttaaaattcaattttgttcgttaacaaacgaatgaaaaaaagtaTTTTCGTAGATGCATGAGAAACGATTTTTCTAAATGGGTCGAACGAAAGATTTCAATGCGCGATAAATATCGGAGACTCGACGGTGTAGAAGAAGATCGAATCTCcgtttgaatgaaaatttactATTTCATGGAAACGCTTACAAGATACTGGTAGAAAATGTGTACAGTTTTTACTTTCTCACAGATTCTTCCTTAATTACGTATCCTGTGGTTGTCGCGAAGCATTAGcataacaaaaaaataaataaaaataaaaaaataataaaaaagaaaaagcataATAACAACAAAAATTACCTGATTAAAATAAAGCGTCAACTGTTCAGCCATTTAATTCGGATTTAAATCTGCAACGCTAAAATACAAGGTAATTTTTCAAGCGACCTTGGCtcaagatgtttttatttctttgcagAATCAATTACATTCTAAAGGCAAAGgggaaaaggaggaaaagcgctgataaaaaggaaaagcatTAACGGTATCAAGCAAACAACCGACAGAATTTTCGCAGATAAAAGAAGTCGCTGGAAAAATTCCTCGAACCCGGGAGGAAAACTTCCAATTGGAAAGGAGTTAATTTCGAAGGCATACCTTGCGAGCTCAACCATCGGTTCTTACGGGCAACTTCCCGATCTTA is part of the Bombus fervidus isolate BK054 chromosome 7, iyBomFerv1, whole genome shotgun sequence genome and harbors:
- the LOC139989197 gene encoding uncharacterized protein isoform X6, whose amino-acid sequence is MSSHIQKSCVGLEATLSDSKKKYGDKVNALLSAWEHVTNFIPGATPEATQSLIEWAHKHTLKLVLRGEWPKLSPATKTHLSVTLQRCASHLVQHPAAPRCTALIALVHNPWTHPALDSILNGQPDSEHEEEFCCSEKGELLTMRLKILCEDRCEDIAVKLAAACVRSLRRSDRLRSLSDSHHVHYMIDVYIVLLYKLKRMQDIFAQLKLMDLSDGLELVQRLSGERPTKYGTARVWRNSIKAAELVAQYLVTAGMVRPVPETGANVLEQILNSWALLHSKLKDVAPTLPGMIRKLIEPAESAQHIYIFCAVLVKHFGDSIKPVVIELYIRALTTDMNELESQKTKSDTEKVRETAKRLSMQFLKLADVVGSNIGIARECVLTAFSLHPTRACYDRIKEIAVACGKTKEDGTSSGDNVVAGSEKLNHILENSHSNIGLKKIDNNTGEKNGTKVANTDSSSLCNSSLFPVSPSLSSSIAGITTPTKKNIDFQNGQVTKNFERTDQLLKSFLTLKKGDTTNSASDRCPLHPKRDSLSNGPLGELCFNCGEFIGNDISRSKTPESNNTNSRNVERTLDALILIKGDAVTGSANYDEKSVPNQVLDAEKLGLSPQLCDDLAVVLSSPRYHMLSWVLDWKELKSLCERYLENAEEMRNTNKELKYLNIDYSQFKDWPSEDDTKDIFFGIEKGYEQWVDLPSDGSEQFGSFQPAGNFKRSSTRRSLDDVTTTDSDSGSVLRVKRTGRQRKTHRLESSESDYDSTERKPKHFRNRISSISDTDSNTQDSQTDSFGSDGCRLEVKKKSNKSSNKESSKKRSKTSKLTVDSVSHFHMLVNENVRHTNTNEDASGSDVSGNDIITLFSADMDESKRETIKGSTYTATAPLILTERRSDPAVLKSLRMFRPQNSKKSARISQILHKNLLNKSKDNNNLENNTNSITKFAPMLSTLNLNPKIVLTRADEIDDRLIRSKKQQRLSSGDITSELMNIQKNMPFSPNKNALSPYQKQKGNGAAITGKTDLSPTGGRDLNSKSNLGKRKFDILAKVVRDSDILAKNVPGLNSLDMMVPPRMRPTVNVVQLSRNIPQSPNSGSINSGNTPPRPNRTPSVAGNIQLPGTPSSGGHDSGVGMSPAGQTPPPRSSILPDVGEETNQLPDSSPTSSTTTNVSGQLEPDSSPRTVPIRRNQQSQSPKKSPPPCSTVATTTTTSSVIASTITSEQLQIVCKPDGTYQLASVNPNVVSNQRNVLNLQNIDDGNVGNFSRQNQRADNANANRSTYERLTSAKVTAQSGQNTGLPKFQQAFGKTIYTLSTDTSTGGVTGASSETPHVQTASPQKTANLSKAVQTSVPNAQQTNASTGINVQSIANIPNTLQLSTSRQILNIVQSSGNNPNVASSPNTNQTLTQLVQSVQNASPGVIYTHKIPVTISTTNPSQLNIIPTISHSNSIPPGRTPVVKLNIIRAPLRQPNITGAIQVLTTPRLQQQQQQQQQQQQQQQQQQQQQQQQQQQQPPPQQQQPTTVRRDSLLGSPMEVPNQVSSTTLEQLREFESVLEQVKERSTIQPQSHQTISTAATTTVQTQTTTQQTQAIKPQQVSVSALTQPLLMPTQQTTNNDFASNGNTVNFHQDVFSQKVSLTYVNQNAGSVVTKTPNSTPVVVVTSYCQPAASPALSVTSQSSSSPCVTPAPTPAPSAGKTPPTPPSSKTVKKTAPKTVKTSATNTSKASPIPKPQQKPQEDEQTAQRIYAILDEYAEQLRNSPDLNNKPAPRRRSNPPTNPSQSSKRKKSNTSKTKSGGQQSSELSPSTDDLGRTMGSEDSSSGVAQVQDSPAGFSAPEEPSSNVGSVTDTTAEIRNLTNDSNDSVELNVKRRNLIFAEPGSGQSRAVIVQEAVQTSSVSVSEALASVTGKMGSTAVLVPGPNYILPMNLVKGQQFTIVSSGSKLLATMPATVRATGNTGVSNTLVLQSFLNQAGKIISQPGQVKQVKIPSLQTLSGNQTLTTTQNVQGASVVIPHSGNHAQFMSDLSTEKSNIISDLTMTKSDTVTGGVTVESATNTIVVNKSNSTIGLIQRNMNEPSENQPICSVITSNPNLTLQGARLFNSSIHKLTTPSLKSDNVVCITPTATIAHSPEKKSPQESQMHNEKSVSIQTSATIALAFATQSDVSLLNDAQQYQQQQQQQQQKDMKEISAEIIPGAKIISPKTVKRKIDDAMDSMSTITVASKQSGVIDHTTQFLVTGGPSSSDSQESAVQQSADGIEVSCKIGNGLLYGNARLQEAWEPEGKVSPDTPWRYVPTSANSLSMEPLNPRYSDNSENVQSVLQIINKGQGIEMASGHIYQTNTKKYFMNHTLEPFQQYSNKSNMMKTPLNPRLDRELLQQKMERKAAAIEREMKLQKSLSEECEDLGVDEPSTSDLFPEADLLFDTNHSPSFDHSSQDASCSQPLGMKSYGGSYFRSLDSSSGSRDVSPIADFKLNERRKSSSQRTRSAKDSLKKLKRDKIDDLHLENPSKHMRLTLDNLSQDEASNSNSDISRLSPTNLGSLENDSLKDTGRTKMMSRNGSKEGSPSSVSSIPSNMKLDIDLDSESLPPSINVNNTSAASSGDESLTLLSGNTADVTIPSPLSPIAGPMLSTHKYTYTNKKRIPSKVTRMDYLSWESPMSERMRSSSDEEDSSISESISSQPEDNALSNGLEDSVQSLKSLSNERRCNYLKKKDKLQVNSRVVLNRADHKSSLSKRIKVNESIQDSVMVSSDKTSEPSDDETGNIALVEPDCRARRSSLRGHVKKGCACCNGSPERPKKKSVKPEHSRLKKRLPSKQAGKKR